One genomic window of Candidatus Thermoplasmatota archaeon includes the following:
- a CDS encoding dodecin family protein: protein MERTGTMVERAGTRKHEHRTAKIVELMGVSTQSFEHAIQCALEDASATTRGITGAHVINMSVKCDNGQITEYKVDMKVAFGIERTQQP from the coding sequence ATGGAGCGCACGGGGACGATGGTGGAACGGGCCGGGACGAGGAAGCATGAGCACCGCACCGCGAAGATCGTGGAGCTCATGGGCGTCTCGACGCAGAGCTTCGAGCACGCGATCCAGTGCGCGCTCGAGGACGCGAGCGCGACGACGCGCGGCATCACGGGCGCGCACGTCATCAACATGAGCGTGAAGTGCGACAACGGCCAGATCACCGAGTACAAGGTCGACATGAAAGTCGCCTTCGGGATCGAGCGGACCCAGCAGCCCTGA